One stretch of Toxoplasma gondii ME49 chromosome XI, whole genome shotgun sequence DNA includes these proteins:
- a CDS encoding 60S ribosomal protein L27, putative (encoded by transcript TGME49_312680), whose protein sequence is MSLLSLSVPRLAKVGPSKGRGPLLAKFAPVGFKKGFGAIGLGRHTKKGFFIINTMLVPMFKVPDLSNCKLKCYVAPDTYRIVQQSFNKRELDDGEDF, encoded by the exons atgtctctgctctctctctcggtgcCGCGGCTGGCGAAG GTGGGGCCGTCGAAGGGCCGAGGCCCTTTGCTGGCGAAGTTTGCGCCGGTCGGCTTTAAGAAAGGTTTCGGCGCCATTGGCCTCGGTCGCCACACGAAGAAAG GATTCTTCATCATCAACACCATGCTCGTTCCGATGTTCAAAGTCCCTGACCTCTCGAACTGCAAG CTCAAGTGCTACGTCGCTCCTGACACGTATCGGATCGTGCAGCAAAGCTTTAACAAGCGGGAGTTGGATGATGGAGAAGACTTCTGA
- a CDS encoding hypothetical protein (encoded by transcript TGME49_312690~Signal peptide predicted by SignalP 2.0 HMM (probability 0.997) with cleavage site probability 0.769 at residue 25~Predicted trans-membrane domain (TMHMM2.0):6-29:90-113:133-156), with the protein MARPTRGTLFLFFACLLIPLCFVAAHEAVSGVETESLSAAEGGGENTKTNDGSAEELAGDKDGDKVLSRRSSRTGRLAKQFSPALKNKSAVIGASALTALLLVFLTAVLLSSGGNGVLASPEKAQGSRIAGLNSKTVAGAAVLSAAAAAAVSYYLGAPEKLWSIVADSSS; encoded by the coding sequence ATGGCTCGTCCTACTCGCGGgaccctctttctcttcttcgcctgtctcctcatcCCGCTTTGTTTCGTGGCCGCACACGAGGCTGTTTCCGGCGTGGAGACGGAATCTCTCTCGGCTGCAGAGGGAGGGGGTGAGAACACCAAAACGAATGACGGTAGCGCAGAGGAGTTGGCGGGTGAcaaagacggagacaaagtCCTTTCCAGGAGATCGAGCCGCACCGGGCGCCTTGCCAAGCAGTTCTCGCCCGCGCTGAAGAACAAGAGCGCGGTCATTGGTGCGTCAGCCTTAACTGCTTtgctcctcgtctttctcacAGCAGTGTTGCTCAGCTCCGGAGGCAACGGCGTCCTCGCCTCCccggagaaggcgcagggCTCCCGGATCGCAGGTCTCAACTCCAAGACCGTGGCAGGTGCCGCCGTCCTCAgcgccgctgcagctgccgccgTCTCCTACTACTTAGGAGCTCCGGAGAAGCTCTGGAGCATCGTCGCGGACTCGTCTTCGTAG